In Dolichospermum sp. DET69, the genomic stretch GATGCGGCCCATATCCTACCAAATCGCCAACACAAAAGATTTTTTCAGCTTTTTGTTGGTCAATATCTAGTAATACAGCATCCAAGGCTTCGTAATTACCATGAATACATGAAATAACGGCTATCTTCATACTGGTTCTCCCTGTAATAAAATCTCTTTTACTTGTTGTTGGTATTGCAAAATCGCCGCGTCAGATAAACAGCAATCTGATAAGGTTTGCCTTAAAGTTGCTTCATCCAAGTTTTGTCCCACCACTTCTAGTCCACTGAAACGCTGGGGTCTACCTTCCAAGTAGCGTGGTAAGTCTAATTCCAGAAAATCCGTTTGGGGAACGCCAGCGACAAAATCACAGTAAAGTGACCTACCATCGTTCACGTCAAAAATGCCTTTGGCGCGAGTGACAATACCGTAAGCACCGTGGGTGATTTCGTACCAAAATTCTTCTAAACTGTTTTCGTCAATGACTTGACCATTGCTTGCCGTCCGCCATAAAGTTTCAGCATTACTGGCTTGGGTTGGTGCGCCGCGTACAATCTCCTTTGCCCAAGCATGGTATTCAGAGTCTTTGAGGTCAGGTGGTAGGACTGCAATGGTACGGTAAGTTAGATTATCTAATAATTGTGCTACAGATCCCAACTCCAGATAAAATCCCCACTCAATGTAAACCGCATCTGCTTTGGGTATTTGGTTGAGAAATTCGACTTGTTGAGCATCGCTAAACACCTGTAAATCAGGAAATTCAGAAGCTATGCGGGTTTGGTCAACGGGGACAGTCCCAGTACCAGGGCTGTAATAAATTATTTTGTCAACATCGGCGATATCTCGCATTTGTTGACAAACCCAGGTAGTTTTTCCAGCCCCAGATGAACCAGCAACGACAACAATATTTGGTATAGACATAAAGGTTTGTTAGGTGACTAAAACTTAGTATTATGGCGCACTAAATTCATAAACTCCTCACGAGTCCGCGCATCTTCTGAAAACACACCGCGCATTGCACTAGTTACAGTCCAAGAACCTGGTTTTTGCACTCCTCTCATGACCATACACATATGAGTTGCTTCAATTACCACTGCAACCCCTTGAGGTTTAAGTAAACCTTGCAGTGCGTCAGCAATTTGTAAAGTTAGCCGTTCTTGTACTTGTAAACGTCGGGCATACATTTCACAAATACGGGCAATTTTAGATAATCCTATCACCTTGCCATTAGGAATGTAAGCAACATGAGCGCGGCCAATGATTGGTAATATGTGGTGTTCACAGGAACTGAAAAGATCAATATCCCTGACTAACACCATTTCATTTGCATCTTCTGTAAATACTGCTCCATTTAGCAGTTCATCTATAGATTGATCATATCCACTTGTAAGAAATTTTAACGCTTTAACAACTCTTTTCGGAGTATCTTTTAGTCCCTCACGGTCTGGATTTTCTCCTAATCCAATTAGCAAAGTCCGTACAGCTTGCATCATTTCTGCTTCTGTTACAGTTTGCTGTTGCTGATTAGATAAAGATGAAATTATATCAGCAGCAGAAGTTAGTTCTGGACGAATAGATAGAGTCATTTTCTAAGTTTAATGGGATGAGTTATGGTGGAAGTTAATAGTCGAATATCTATTAACTAAATTTGCTCATTAGTTACTACTATTAAACTATAACAAACATTTGTTAAGTTTTGTGTAAATCTCATTAGTATCCAGTTTTCTGCCAACAAAAACGACCTGATTTTTCGGTGCAGCACACCATTCGTCAGCGTTTAATGTGTAACGATGTCCACTCAGTTGAAAGATATGACGTAAATCACTATCACTAAACCATAAAATACCCTTAGCTCGAAATACATTGTCTGGCAGTTCTTCGGTTAAGAAATTCTCAAACTTATGCACATCGAATGGTTTATCACTTTGGAAAGAAATGGAAACAAACCCATCATTTTCTAAATGTTCAGAGTGATGATGATGATGCTCATGTCCATGATAATGTTCATGTTTATGCTGATCTTCATCATCAATGGCAATATACTTATCTTTTTGTGTTAAACCTACATCTAAAATTAGAGGTAAAGCAACTTTACCATATTGAGTATGTAAAATTTTCGCTCCATCTTTCACATCATGGATGCAATTTTCTACTTCTTGTAGTTTTTCTGGGGTAACAAGGTCTGTTTTATTGAGGAGAATAATATCCCCATAAGTAATCTGTTTTAAAGCTGCTTCACTCTGGAAGTGTTCTTCGTCAAATGCTTCAGCATCTACAACTGTGAGAATCGAATCTATGTTAGTTAAATCTCTTAATTCTGGGGCAAAAAAAGTTAAGATAATTGGCAAAGGATCAGCAACACCAGTAGTTTCAATTACTAGATAATCAATGCGTTCTTCTCGTTCTAAAACTCGATAAACAGCATCCACTAAACCATCATTAATTGTACAACATATACAGCCATTACTAAGTTCTACCATATCTTGGTCTACAGAAATTAGTAATTGACTATCAATGTTGATATCACCAAACTCATTGACGAGAACAGCGACTTTTAAATCTTGTTTATTTTGCAGGATTTGATTTAAAAGCGTAGTTTTACCACTTCCTAAAAATCCCGTAATAATAGTAATTGGCATTCCTTGTTTGGGAATTTCAGGAATTGTGTTGGTTGTTTTTAAGGTGATGGTATTCATATCGAAATCTAATGGTTTTATTGGTTGAATGTTTAAATCAGTGTTATTAAAAGATTACTGACTTCTTTGATCCTAATCTTTTGCTGTTTGTAAGTGATCTACAAGTTCAGTTAAAGTCAGAATTCCTAAATCTCCAGCTTGTCTACTTCTAATACTCAAAGTTTTGCTTTCTACTTCTTTCTTACCAACAACAGCAACAACGGGAATTTTTTCCAATTGTGCTATCCGAATTTGTTTGCCTAAACGTTCACCACTGCTATCTACTTCTACCCTAAATCCGGTTTTTTTCAAGTCTGTTGCTACTGATTTTGCATATTCTCGAAAGTCATCACTTACAGGTAAAAACCGCAATTGTACAGGTGCTAACCACAAGGGAAAATCCCCTGCATAGTTCTCAATTAAAATCCCAAAAAAGCGTTCCAAAGAACCAAAAATAGCCCGATGAATCATAATTGGTCTTTGCCGACTACCATCAGCAGCAATATATTCCATATCAAACCTTTCTGGCAAATTAAAATCTACCTGAATAGTTGAACATTGCCACAAACGACCAATAGCATCTTTTATTTTAATGTCTATCTTTGGTCCATAGAAAGCCCCACCACCTGCATCAACAACATAATTCCAGCCTTTAGTATTTAAAGCTTGTTCTAGTGCTGTTGTGGCTAATTCCCAAACATCATCAGTTCCAACTGATTTATCAGGACGGGTAGAAAGATTGACCTCATATTCTTTAAAGCCGAAATCTGATAAAATCTGCTCAGTGAGATTTAAAACTCCTAATATCTCATCAGCAATTTGGTCAGGTAAACAGAAGATATGAGCATCATCTTGAGTAAATCCTCTGACTCGCATTAAACCATGTAATGCTCCAGATCGTTCATAACGATAAACAGTTCCTAATTCTGCCCATCTTAATGGTAATTCTCGATAAGAATGAAGTTGATGTTTATAAGTTAGAACATGAAAAGGGCAATTCATGGGCTTAATTTGATAAGCCTGATTTTCCACATCCATCGAATCAAACATACTCTCTTTATAGAAGTCAAAATGACCCGATGTTTTCCATAAATCGAGGTTTGCTATGTGTGGTGTATAGAGTAATTGATAACCAGATTCTATATGAGCTTTGCGCCAATAATCTTCAATAATGTAGCGAATAATCGCGCCTTTAGGATGCCAAAATACTAAACCACCACCAGCATCTTCTTGAATACTGAACAAGTTGAGTTCTTGACCTAACTTTCTATGGTCGCGGCGTAGGGCTTCTTCTCTTTGTTTAAGGTAAGCTTGTAGTTGTTCTTTTGTTTCCCATGCTGTACCGTAAATTCGTTGCAGTTGAGCTTTGGTTTCATCTCCTTGCCAATAAGCACCAGCAATATTTAACAATTGGAAGGCATCAGGATGGATTTCACCAGTAAAGTTAATGTGTGGCCCTGCACATAAGTCCCACCAATAGTTATTTGCTGGTTGAATGTCTGTGATGAACAATGAAGATTCTGGTTTACCAGTATCGGGACTACCAATAAAGTAGCGGGTGATTGTCTTCCCTGTGGGAATGCGTTCTAATATTTCTAACTTGTAAGATTCGTTTAATTGGGCAATTTCAGTGCGAATTTCTTCTCTTTGCACCTCTTCGCGGATGATAGGTAAATTCGCTTTGATTATTCGCCGCATCTGTTGCTCAATTTTGTCCAAATCATCGGGAGTGATGCTGACTGGACAATCGAAGTCGTAGTAAAAACCGTTTTCGGTGACTGGGCCAGTTGCTACTTTAGTCCCTGGAAATAGCTCCTGCACTGCCATTGCCATTATATGGGCGCAGGTATGACGAATCCGCACCAGTTTTTCACTGTCGTGCTGGCTTAAGTTTTCCTGAGACTGGGTTAGGGAACTGACCATATTTAAAAAGAATGAGAATCGTTATCATAGTAGCGCAAAAAAAGTTTGATGGTGCAACCTGGATGAAGAAAAGATAGAAGTGTTTAACTTTGGGTCCGTTATTGGATGGTTGCAATGGAAAATAGTTGGGCGATGGAATTCACACCGACACTAATTGTCGGTGGAAGGAAAAGATTGCCGCAACTGGAACCATAATATTGCCGGAAATGAGGCTGTAACACTCATTATTTCGTGAAGCGATTGCGCGGAGCGCAGTGCCGAAGGCAATCGCATCCTTTTTTGATGCATTGGAACCATAATATTGCCGGAAACCCAAAATGGAATTATAAGCTTGCCAAAAACAGGTAATCTTACGATTTGATTTTTTGGTTAGTGTATGATTGCCAAATGCTTATGCCAAAAGAGCTTCCGGTTTTTAGTGGATTTCTATCCGACATTTTTAGTCCAAGTTCGTTATCAACCATTTTATTGCCAAATGTATAGTCTGTAAGAATTAGAGACACTGGAAGGATAATATTGCCAATTTGAATTAGAAGCATAAGCACGTAAAAACGGCAATATTATGGTTCCACCGACACTAATACAACTTTCACGTCGCACGCCCCTGGTGACAGCTTCGCTATATCTACGCCAAATAGCACAGGATAATCTCCCGCAATCGGCACAAAATCTCTATGGTCAGTCCATGAATATTGTCCGTAAGAAAATGCAGATTCTCGCATCTGGGGGAATTTCTGCGGATATTGTCGCTCAGGCTGTTGTCCATGCGCTGACTGCAAAGCAGCCAAAGACACGCTATCTCGTTGGCAAAGATGCCAAAATCGGAGCGATACTGAAGCATATTTTGCCGGATCATCTGCATGATCGGTTAATTTTATATTCAATGGGTTTGTAGATTACTTGGGACAGAATGGCATGACCATGTTCAGGTCGCAGGTTTATATTGCTACCAAACTACGGTGATGCCCTAATTATCATCAGTTTTAGCCAATGACAGAGGTATTAGCCTTTTAAATACTGACTTCAGAAATATCAGCTAAATTTATAATTGATGATGTTATTTCCTGATTAATTTGATTTGATTGGGCATCATTCTCTTGAGGTTGATTCAGGAGTTTAATTAACCATCTTTCAGTCTGCCGATGATACTTCTTGTGCCAACGGATATTTAATCTTTGGGGTGGTTTCACAGGGTCTAATGCTAAAATTACAAGCTGCATTTGGTTAGGAATAACTGAATATTGAATAGTCGTAGTCCACAACTTTACTCGGTCTTGCCAGCTTAACTGAGGATGACGCACAGCCCATTCATAAAGTCTGGGAATACCTTGTTTAAATGCTATATTTGTGGTGACTTGAATAAAGTAATTATCGTTATTTACTGTCAAAGGTGCAATGACTGGGTTATCAACTAATAATTTCTTGCGAGATTGAAAGATTTCTGGTGCAAGTTCCTGTACTTGAGCAACCCATTGAGCAATTTGAGGATGGGCATTTAATAAAGGTTCTACAGGTAGTTGTAAAAATAATTGTTTCATCAGCAAATGGAAGTTATCTGCAATAATAGAATCAACAGCAGAGTGATTTGGATAATGTTTTTGTTGGGGAAATAAAAGTTGTTGCTGAGTTTTATTAATTTGTTGAATGTCAGCCAGATTAATTATTGGCATAGTTGGGAGAAAATTGCATCTCTCCCAGGCAGCGGTTAGCTGCTACTGTCTTTTCTAGTATTTTTTGTAATTACATTATTTCACTTTTTAAGCAATTGTTTATTCATTATATATTCCACTTTCTAGTTTAGTATGATTGTTAGTTTCTTGAGTTAATTACTATGCAATAGATTCAGATAGTAAGCCTGACATATCTAATAATCGCTCAGACCAAAGACCAGATTGTTCTGCAACTTCAGTTCGCAGTTTTTCATCTGCCCAAATATCATTCCAAGTTAATTCCCACATCGCTAATTGAACTTGAATATTCACCAATTCCTCAGCTTGAACAGGTTCTATTTCTGCTGCTGTCCACTCAATAAACCACTTGGTTTCTGAAATTACACTTTTCACCGCTTCTTTATAAGCAATCTGAGAAAATGACTTAATTCGTGCTAAATTAGCCGCTATATGTCCTAAGCGATTTGGTATATTGTTGATTTGAAAGCGGGTTTGTTTTTGATTTAAATTCTCGTTCATAAAAACCATCAAATAAAAGGATGATTGTTTTCACTTTACTATGATAACTGATAACTTTTTTAATCCTACCCTATGAGTACGTTGTTAAGGGTAGGTATTTCCGCAAATTTACCAACTCAAAATGTTATGTTTCAGGTATAGCAACTGCATCCAACAACACCAACCCCATTTGCTTCAATAAAGCAGTATTCCCATCAGGACAACCATGTTGAATTAGGCACTTAGCACAACCAGTATGACAATTACAATCTCGTGCGATCGCCCCCGCAACCTCCGCAAGTTTTGGCAGATGTTTAAACACAGCTTCAGCCGCACCATTGCCGCCGTCACTGGTATCATAGAAGTAACCTGTGTAATTGTTATTTTCCTCTAACTCCTTCACCACAGTAAAATTCACCTGTTTGGGGTCAACTCTAGCTACAAGCTGTAATGCTCTCATAATTTGATGTCCAAAGCTGTGGATAGCAATGAAGGGACTGGAATATTCCCACAACTGTTGATAACCAGAAGGTATCGGTTCTTTACTACGAGTTAAATTGGTTCTAGTTTCTTTAGCAAATTGCTGGATATATTCCCGCGCACTGGAGTTAATTGTTACTTTCACCATAGGGGCAGAAAACTGGGTGCGAAAAGGCTGCTCAAACTTGGCTTCTGATAGGGTTTTGACAATGACAGCTTTGCGGGTGAGTTTACGACACAGGGGACAACGCTGTTGTTGAGGTAAGGGTTCTTTATAGTTGAGACAGCGTTTATTCAAACAAGTCTGCTCGTAAATTTGCGTCATTAAACTGTAACCACTGGTAATGTGTTTAACTTCACCAAAACTCAATTCCAGCGTTAAATATTCCTGACAGTCTTCAACTTCAAGCAAAGTTGCAGGGTGCGAAATTTTCTCCTTTATTTTCTGTTCCTTTTCCTCCTTCACAGATTTTTCAATGACTACAATGTCAGTTTTGTGGGAAACTTTCCCCTTTATTTTCTGTTCCTGTTCCTCCTGTTTCTTTTCTTCCATACCATCTGGAGAAAACAATAATGGTAAATTCACTGGGTCAGTCAGCACAGTTAAACTACTGGTTTGTGATACCGTAGTTGCAACTGTAAAAATTGCTTTATCTGTTATTTGTTTTAAAATTGCTCGTTTACTGTTAAGGTCGAGAGAAATACATTGATAAGTCAGCATTTGTCCCTTAGTATCTTGGCGTTTATAAATGGCTTGAGGATGCACTTCTCGATAAGCGATATCTTCAGATATTTCCTCTAATTCTTCCCCAGAAATTGCATCTACTAATTTGATAGTTGTTTGCGATAAACCACCCCGAAAATTCACATCTTTGTGGGGATAACCTTTAGCCCATAAGCCATTTTTACCTTTGTGTAAATGTCCTTGGGCTAATAACAGTTTGGCAACATCAAAAGCGGCTGCACCAAAATAGTGTTTAATTTTGTTAGTGGGAAAGCCTGTTTCTGCGGCTGCACACATCAAATGTTTGGCTGCAAAGATGGGATATTCATCATTAAAAAACACTTCTTCAGATTCTCCAGATACCAGCATTTCTGGATGTTCTGCTACATAACAATCAATAGGGTTGAAAGCATTGGGAAGCAGCACTGTGAGTCCTGGTTGAGAACGTCCGGCTCGACCACTGCGTTGCTGATACGCCATTTTAGAACCAGGCCAGCCACGCAAAACACAACATTCTAATTCTGGTAAATCTATTCCTGCTTCTAAGGCTTCTGTGGCAATTATCCACTTAATTATACCAGATTGAAGTTGATTAACTACT encodes the following:
- a CDS encoding GTP-binding protein, translating into MSIPNIVVVAGSSGAGKTTWVCQQMRDIADVDKIIYYSPGTGTVPVDQTRIASEFPDLQVFSDAQQVEFLNQIPKADAVYIEWGFYLELGSVAQLLDNLTYRTIAVLPPDLKDSEYHAWAKEIVRGAPTQASNAETLWRTASNGQVIDENSLEEFWYEITHGAYGIVTRAKGIFDVNDGRSLYCDFVAGVPQTDFLELDLPRYLEGRPQRFSGLEVVGQNLDEATLRQTLSDCCLSDAAILQYQQQVKEILLQGEPV
- the folE gene encoding GTP cyclohydrolase I FolE — protein: MTLSIRPELTSAADIISSLSNQQQQTVTEAEMMQAVRTLLIGLGENPDREGLKDTPKRVVKALKFLTSGYDQSIDELLNGAVFTEDANEMVLVRDIDLFSSCEHHILPIIGRAHVAYIPNGKVIGLSKIARICEMYARRLQVQERLTLQIADALQGLLKPQGVAVVIEATHMCMVMRGVQKPGSWTVTSAMRGVFSEDARTREEFMNLVRHNTKF
- a CDS encoding GTP-binding protein, with the translated sequence MNTITLKTTNTIPEIPKQGMPITIITGFLGSGKTTLLNQILQNKQDLKVAVLVNEFGDINIDSQLLISVDQDMVELSNGCICCTINDGLVDAVYRVLEREERIDYLVIETTGVADPLPIILTFFAPELRDLTNIDSILTVVDAEAFDEEHFQSEAALKQITYGDIILLNKTDLVTPEKLQEVENCIHDVKDGAKILHTQYGKVALPLILDVGLTQKDKYIAIDDEDQHKHEHYHGHEHHHHHSEHLENDGFVSISFQSDKPFDVHKFENFLTEELPDNVFRAKGILWFSDSDLRHIFQLSGHRYTLNADEWCAAPKNQVVFVGRKLDTNEIYTKLNKCLL
- a CDS encoding threonine--tRNA ligase, which gives rise to MVSSLTQSQENLSQHDSEKLVRIRHTCAHIMAMAVQELFPGTKVATGPVTENGFYYDFDCPVSITPDDLDKIEQQMRRIIKANLPIIREEVQREEIRTEIAQLNESYKLEILERIPTGKTITRYFIGSPDTGKPESSLFITDIQPANNYWWDLCAGPHINFTGEIHPDAFQLLNIAGAYWQGDETKAQLQRIYGTAWETKEQLQAYLKQREEALRRDHRKLGQELNLFSIQEDAGGGLVFWHPKGAIIRYIIEDYWRKAHIESGYQLLYTPHIANLDLWKTSGHFDFYKESMFDSMDVENQAYQIKPMNCPFHVLTYKHQLHSYRELPLRWAELGTVYRYERSGALHGLMRVRGFTQDDAHIFCLPDQIADEILGVLNLTEQILSDFGFKEYEVNLSTRPDKSVGTDDVWELATTALEQALNTKGWNYVVDAGGGAFYGPKIDIKIKDAIGRLWQCSTIQVDFNLPERFDMEYIAADGSRQRPIMIHRAIFGSLERFFGILIENYAGDFPLWLAPVQLRFLPVSDDFREYAKSVATDLKKTGFRVEVDSSGERLGKQIRIAQLEKIPVVAVVGKKEVESKTLSIRSRQAGDLGILTLTELVDHLQTAKD
- a CDS encoding DEAD/DEAH box helicase, producing the protein MNTPNYSLLLQSLWTPPTTPIPENSHPNHHPPEPTEITEFLAEEILYQQTIPATEPNLKTIPKDLPKQLIKALQSLGITQLYSHQIKALQAIRKGKSFILTSPTASGKTLSTYPGIIEGCITQEHRALAFYGLRALALDQFHKISQLLSTIPPKYRPVLAMITGDVKSDEREQILASEPHILGVTPELIHFQLKQVWKSPNWANFYQRLRYILIDEAHTLSGSYGANMAWLIRRIKLAVDHYGGDSQKLQFIFLSATCGNPKQLALKISGLKPTKLNPKPLIWIRKSGAASPPRQIIVTQPSYNLTADTARIIQFLLNQNKSGIAFCNSRRSVREVTELLKSNQVTAFYSGITAERRAEVVNQLQSGIIKWIIATEALEAGIDLPELECCVLRGWPGSKMAYQQRSGRAGRSQPGLTVLLPNAFNPIDCYVAEHPEMLVSGESEEVFFNDEYPIFAAKHLMCAAAETGFPTNKIKHYFGAAAFDVAKLLLAQGHLHKGKNGLWAKGYPHKDVNFRGGLSQTTIKLVDAISGEELEEISEDIAYREVHPQAIYKRQDTKGQMLTYQCISLDLNSKRAILKQITDKAIFTVATTVSQTSSLTVLTDPVNLPLLFSPDGMEEKKQEEQEQKIKGKVSHKTDIVVIEKSVKEEKEQKIKEKISHPATLLEVEDCQEYLTLELSFGEVKHITSGYSLMTQIYEQTCLNKRCLNYKEPLPQQQRCPLCRKLTRKAVIVKTLSEAKFEQPFRTQFSAPMVKVTINSSAREYIQQFAKETRTNLTRSKEPIPSGYQQLWEYSSPFIAIHSFGHQIMRALQLVARVDPKQVNFTVVKELEENNNYTGYFYDTSDGGNGAAEAVFKHLPKLAEVAGAIARDCNCHTGCAKCLIQHGCPDGNTALLKQMGLVLLDAVAIPET